The following coding sequences lie in one Fusarium poae strain DAOMC 252244 chromosome 1, whole genome shotgun sequence genomic window:
- a CDS encoding hypothetical protein (TransMembrane:1 (o369-389i)) produces MGVILKALNIFTAKFPELRILQASSFIKEYQTVRTKEGKALLATTLAITRKQCSIVTGDWIRGLRSSDSYATYAWSTLSDAILQPPKVQVVQALLILTLYEWGVREYHKAWMHCGMAIRIMQSLHSSRISPHPLDVSQNSDTDAMAIAVESRTYWACFIMDCTINSGTYNPRMLPMSEMQKLKVPRPLNYTDFAFGFDATSLNYSAGDLSGLAQGFESIALGFDIYAQAMSFVFNNGRCAPGMCAAENCPWVPSSPWYQCRSRLEEWRKSQHERLWYPQHSVVVHMTLGHGESFIYLNMLYYLTAIMLHREYFPFLPIGDMTPRGPVDPPLLEAEAPPGWWDESAKELFHAAEQITCLLQEASECGIPLMTPFSGFCAFTACFLNLYVFRYPRMNLGRSKRAEQLMNWGLEYLEEFQNAWELAGGWIKTIQNSSLLYKRATEDEGRYRGRSRADFETLHQSIHEYRIVDRSDQHLQQISHADRNSSRKEDGINFSASTQGQTVSASLNASLSVPDPFPNWWSMLQEVEFTDIGNLWNGPREM; encoded by the exons ATGGGCGTCATTCTAAAGGCTTTAAACATATTTACTGCCAAGTTCCCCGAGTTGAGGATCCTCCAAGCATCATCGTTCATCAAAGAGTATCAGACCGTCAGAACCAAAGAGGGCAAAGCATTACTCGCCACGACTCTTGCCATCACGAGAAAGCAGTGTTCTATAGTCACAGGAGATTGGATAAGAGGACTGAGAAGCAGTGACTCATATGCCACGTATGCATGGAGTACATTGTCCGATGCTATCCTCCAGCCGCCAAAGGTACAAGTCGTGCAGGCTCTGCTCATCTTGACATTGTATGAATGGGGTGTACGCGAATATCACAAAGCTTGGATGCACTGCG GTATGGCGATACGCATCATGCAATCTCTTCACAGCTCCCGCATCAGTCCCCATCCGCTAGACGTCTCCCAGAACAGCGACACGGACGCCATGGCCATAGCCGTCGAATCAAGAACGTACTGGGCCTGCTTCATTATGGACTGTACCATTAACTCAGGAACGTACAACCCGCGCATGCTTCCAATGTCAGAAAtgcagaagctcaaggtGCCCCGACCACTCAACTACACCGACTTTGCCTTTGGCTTCGACGCTACATCGCTGAATTACAGTGCGGGTGATTTGTCTGGTCTTGCACAGGGTTTCGAGTCAATTGCGCTCGGATTCGATATATATGCTCAAGCCATGTCCTTTGTATTTAACAATGGGCGATGTGCACCAGGCATGTGTGCAGCTGAGAATTGCCCATGGGTTCCTAGCTCGCCATGGTATCAGTGTCGAAGTCGGTTAGAGGAGTGGAGGAAAAGCCAACATGAGAGGCTTTGGTATCCACAACATAGTGTCGTTGTGCACATGACGCTTGGTCACGGTGAATCGTTTATCTACCTGAACATGCTCTACTACCTAAC TGCCATCATGCTTCATCGCGAATACTTCCCCTTCTTACCCATCGGCGACATGACACCTCGAGGTCCCGTTGACCCTCCACTCCTTGAAGCAGAAGCACCGCCAGGTTGGTGGGACGAAAGTGCTAAAGAGTTGTTCCATGCAGCAGAGCAGATTACCTGTCTGCTACAAGAAGCATCAGAGTGTGGGATCCCATTGATGACACCTTTCTCTGGATTTTGTGCTTTCACGGCATGTTTTCTAAACCTCTACGTGTTCCGATATCCCAGGATGAATTTGGGTCGCAGTAAAAGGGCTGAACAGCTGATGAATTGGGGTCTCGAGTATCTCGAAGAGTTCCAGAATGCCTGGGAGTTGGCAGGTGGTTGG ATAAAAACTATTCAAAACTCATCTCTTCTGTACAAAAGAGCTACAGAAGACGAAGGACGATATAGAGGTCGGTCTAGAGCTGATTTCGAGACTTTGCATCAGTCGATCCACGAGTATCGTATCGTGGATAGATCAGATCAGCATTTACAACAGATCAGCCACGCAGATCGAAACTCTTCAAGAAAAGAGGATGGCATAAATTTTTCAGCTTCAACACAGGGCCAGACCGTGAGCGCATCTCTGAATGCCTCTTTGTCTGTCCCTGACCCGTTTCCGAATTGGTGGTCGATGTTGCAGGAAGTCGAGTTTACAGATATTGGGAATCTATGGAATGGACCACGTGAGAtgtaa